A single Marinitoga aeolica DNA region contains:
- a CDS encoding Crp/Fnr family transcriptional regulator: MHPLGTIFSKMIIFRKLKIGEIENLLDKNILIIKEYEKNEIIKTRGEEIKEVMLLLKGIIKTEMTEIDGKVIQIEEIEAPNILALGATFSKSPNLPVDIITEEKCLIGYIQKEKIYELAMENKEFLIELIEHLGTKFNFISQKLWFITLNNLKDKILFYLHEKIKKNDDENVIILDHSIEQLSHLFGVTRPALSRAFSRLESEGIIKKEGNKVYILNTKYFQK; the protein is encoded by the coding sequence ATGCATCCGTTAGGGACAATATTTTCAAAAATGATAATTTTTAGAAAGCTAAAAATAGGTGAAATAGAAAATTTATTAGATAAAAATATATTAATTATAAAAGAATATGAAAAAAATGAAATAATAAAAACAAGAGGAGAAGAAATAAAAGAAGTAATGTTATTATTAAAAGGGATAATCAAAACTGAAATGACAGAAATAGATGGTAAAGTTATTCAGATAGAAGAAATAGAAGCACCAAATATTCTAGCGTTAGGTGCAACCTTTTCAAAAAGTCCAAATCTTCCTGTTGATATTATTACAGAAGAGAAATGTCTTATTGGATATATTCAAAAAGAAAAAATATATGAACTTGCTATGGAAAATAAAGAGTTTTTAATAGAATTGATAGAGCATTTAGGTACAAAGTTTAATTTTATCTCTCAAAAATTATGGTTTATAACATTAAATAATTTGAAAGATAAAATACTATTTTATTTACATGAAAAAATAAAAAAAAACGATGATGAAAATGTAATAATATTAGACCATTCTATAGAACAACTCTCTCATTTGTTTGGAGTTACAAGACCAGCGCTTTCTCGAGCATTTTCTCGATTAGAAAGTGAAGGTATAATAAAAAAAGAAGGAAATAAAGTGTATATATTAAATACAAAGTATTTTCAAAAATAA
- the hcp gene encoding hydroxylamine reductase: MFCYQCSEAARGVGCDTIGVCGKTPEVATLQDMLIWLTKGLSYWTLKAKEYGVKDDEANLYVAEALFSTITNVNFSVERMVEFIERAIELRDRVKHKFLDAYVAKEGKPFDEKVPEAAEWYKPGGAEVYELKGMEVGVFLDKNEDIRSLKQLLIYGLKGIAAYTDHAYVLKYANDDILYFIQKGLVETLRDDITVDELINLTMEAGKYAVEAMALLDKANTSTYGNPEITEVYTGTYNAPGILVSGHDLLDLEELLKQTEGTGIMVYTHGEMLPANAYPELKKYKHLAGNFGSAWWKQDKEFEEFGGAILMTTNCLVPPKESYKDRVFTTGLVGFDKLTHIPNRTDGKPKDFSPVIKKALELGPIPEREGKKLVIGFAHEQVSQVADKVIEAVKSGAIKKFFVMAGCDGRHKEREYYTEFAAKLPKDNVILTAGCAKYRYNKLDLGDIGGIPRVLDAGQCNDSYSLVVTALKLKEAFGLDDINELPIEYNIAWYEQKAVAVLLALLYLGVKGIKLGPKLPAFVSPNVLKVLVDNFGINPITTVEKDLEFFLSK, from the coding sequence ATGTTTTGTTATCAATGTTCAGAAGCAGCAAGAGGTGTGGGATGTGACACTATAGGTGTTTGTGGAAAAACTCCAGAAGTAGCTACATTACAAGATATGTTAATATGGCTTACTAAAGGATTATCATATTGGACATTAAAAGCAAAAGAATATGGTGTAAAAGATGATGAAGCTAATTTATATGTTGCTGAAGCTCTGTTTAGTACAATAACAAATGTAAATTTTTCTGTTGAAAGAATGGTGGAATTTATTGAAAGAGCTATAGAATTAAGAGATAGAGTAAAACACAAATTTTTAGATGCATATGTGGCTAAAGAAGGAAAACCATTTGATGAAAAAGTTCCAGAAGCAGCTGAATGGTATAAACCGGGAGGGGCAGAAGTATATGAATTAAAAGGAATGGAAGTTGGAGTATTTCTTGATAAAAATGAAGATATAAGATCATTGAAGCAATTGTTAATATATGGTTTAAAAGGTATTGCAGCATATACAGATCATGCATATGTTTTAAAATATGCAAATGATGATATATTATATTTCATTCAAAAAGGATTAGTAGAAACATTAAGAGATGATATTACTGTAGATGAACTAATAAACTTAACTATGGAAGCTGGTAAATATGCAGTAGAAGCAATGGCATTATTGGATAAAGCGAATACTTCAACATACGGAAATCCGGAAATTACAGAAGTATATACAGGAACATATAATGCACCTGGAATATTAGTAAGTGGTCATGATTTACTTGATTTAGAGGAATTATTAAAACAAACAGAAGGCACAGGCATTATGGTTTATACACATGGTGAAATGTTACCAGCAAATGCATATCCAGAATTAAAGAAATATAAACATTTAGCTGGAAATTTTGGAAGTGCATGGTGGAAGCAAGATAAAGAATTTGAAGAATTTGGTGGAGCAATATTAATGACAACAAATTGTTTAGTTCCTCCAAAGGAATCATATAAAGATAGAGTATTCACAACAGGGTTAGTTGGATTTGATAAATTAACTCATATTCCAAATAGAACAGATGGAAAACCAAAAGATTTTTCACCAGTAATTAAGAAAGCGTTAGAATTAGGTCCTATTCCTGAAAGAGAAGGTAAAAAATTAGTTATAGGTTTTGCACATGAACAAGTATCTCAAGTAGCAGATAAAGTTATTGAAGCAGTAAAATCAGGTGCAATAAAAAAATTCTTTGTAATGGCAGGTTGTGATGGTAGACATAAAGAAAGAGAATATTATACAGAATTTGCAGCAAAACTTCCGAAAGATAATGTTATTTTAACAGCTGGTTGTGCAAAATATAGATATAATAAATTGGATTTAGGAGATATTGGAGGAATTCCAAGGGTATTAGACGCTGGTCAATGTAATGACTCTTATTCATTAGTAGTTACAGCATTAAAATTAAAAGAAGCATTTGGATTGGACGATATAAATGAATTACCAATTGAATATAATATTGCATGGTATGAACAAAAAGCAGTAGCAGTATTATTAGCATTATTGTATTTAGGTGTAAAAGGAATAAAATTAGGTCCAAAACTTCCAGCATTTGTTTCACCAAACGTATTAAAAGTATTAGTAGATAATTTTGGAATTAATCCAATTACAACAGTAGAAAAAGATTTAGAATTTTTCTTAAGTAAATAA
- a CDS encoding DUF438 domain-containing protein, translating into MSELFNKKEYLKNLIKRANKEKDNEELKKELQKTIKELSAEDVALVEQDLMDNEGITIDQIQSVCDVHLELFKEYIDKEKIDVEPWHPIYILMKEHEFIIKTTEKIRDIAKDVLNKKSVQEAFPLFMKLSIYLDDLMAAENYFLKEENVLFPYIEKHGITKPPAVMWKEHDQVREIRKEIIAIKENKDFEKAKNKFYNLTLQLQEFFMNHVHKEHSVLFPTALKLISDEEWINIRHQFDEIGYCGFDPEPMNSEKKEVEEIIKGKIKLPSGELTIEQLKFMLNTLPIDITFVDANDEVKYFSESKERIFVRSRAIIGRKVQNCHPQKSIDIVNKIVDDFKSGKRDHADFWLKLGEKYIYIRYFAVRNEEGKYLGTLEVTQDIKPIQEITGEKRIYDEY; encoded by the coding sequence ATGAGTGAATTATTTAATAAAAAAGAATATTTGAAGAATTTGATAAAAAGAGCAAACAAAGAAAAAGATAATGAAGAATTGAAAAAAGAATTACAAAAAACCATAAAAGAATTATCAGCAGAAGATGTAGCTTTAGTAGAGCAGGATTTAATGGATAATGAAGGGATAACGATTGATCAAATTCAATCTGTTTGTGATGTGCACTTGGAGTTATTTAAAGAGTATATAGATAAAGAAAAAATTGATGTAGAGCCATGGCATCCTATATATATTTTAATGAAAGAACATGAGTTTATTATAAAAACGACAGAAAAAATAAGAGATATAGCAAAAGATGTACTAAATAAAAAATCTGTTCAGGAAGCATTTCCGTTATTTATGAAACTAAGTATATATTTGGATGATCTGATGGCAGCAGAAAATTATTTTTTAAAGGAAGAAAATGTTTTATTCCCTTATATTGAAAAACACGGTATAACTAAACCACCTGCTGTAATGTGGAAAGAGCATGATCAGGTGCGTGAGATAAGAAAAGAGATAATAGCTATTAAAGAAAACAAAGATTTTGAAAAAGCAAAAAATAAATTTTATAATTTAACTTTACAATTACAGGAATTTTTTATGAATCATGTACATAAAGAACATTCGGTATTATTTCCAACTGCTTTAAAATTAATTAGTGATGAAGAATGGATAAATATCAGACATCAATTTGACGAAATAGGATATTGTGGTTTTGATCCAGAACCAATGAATTCAGAAAAAAAAGAAGTAGAAGAAATTATTAAAGGGAAAATAAAATTACCTAGTGGAGAATTAACAATAGAACAATTAAAGTTTATGCTTAATACTTTACCTATTGATATTACTTTTGTAGATGCAAATGATGAAGTAAAGTATTTTAGTGAATCAAAAGAAAGAATTTTTGTTAGAAGTAGAGCAATAATAGGAAGAAAAGTTCAAAATTGTCATCCACAAAAAAGTATAGATATAGTTAATAAAATAGTAGATGATTTTAAGTCTGGTAAAAGAGATCATGCGGATTTTTGGCTAAAATTAGGGGAAAAGTACATATATATAAGATATTTTGCTGTGAGGAATGAAGAAGGAAAATATTTAGGTACTTTAGAAGTTACTCAAGATATAAAACCAATTCAGGAAATTACAGGAGAAAAAAGGATTTATGATGAATATTAA